CACTTTGTGTCATAATTGACGCATCAACCGAATTGGATTCACGCAGTGACACGATGGTGCTCTCAGGTAATTGACTCACCATTGGAATGAGTTGATACAACTGATTCATATCTAATGAGTCCGTATCAATTGATGTAATACTTCCACCCGATTGACCAGATTGTTCTTGGAAAAATGAAATCATGGTCCATGTTGCACGACCAAAGATTGCATCAAGAGTATCCAACTCATCGTGTGACACAGATCCACGAACATAAATTGTTTCAAGATTTGTAACCAATGTATACCCTTTATAATCACTGACATTGGTCAATGTATAATGTTGTTTTACGATATCTTTTTCATCTGAAGTCATAAATGAGAGCATGAGATTAAATCCATTCTCACTTATCACTTCTGGTGCTGAATATTCAATCCCGTTTTGTTGGATCCCAACATTCACAATGTCTGACATGTAGTTTGGCAGATTCAAATCCGCAAATGCTTGTCCAAACAATAGTAAAATCGCAAAGAATACCCCCAATAAATAGGGTTTTAAATACTTCTTAAGTTTTAACATACTTACTCCTTATTCTCATATTTTGCGTTATTTTTATCAATCACTCTTTGACCTGCTTCCACAAGTTTTTGTGTGAAAGCACTAAATTGTTTAATTTCTTCATCAGAAATAGACTCAAAAATCTCATCCATCATTTCATCCATTCTGGCATTCATTGTATGAATGGTATCACTCCCTAAGGGTGTTAAGGTCAACGCAAATTTTCGTCGATCATTTGGATCGATATCGCGTCGGATGTATCCCTTATCTTCCAGACTTGCAATGGTCTGTGACACTGCGGATTGTGAGATATTGAGAAATTTTTGAATCTTCTTGACATTAAACTTTGATTCAGGAAATTCCTCAGCACGTTGAATATTCATTAATATCATCAGTTCAGTAAATTGCATGGTTCCATCAACGCGCATGTGATGTGGAAACTTTCGCAGTCGATTTAATGCTGTGAAGAATTCATTTCGCTTATTTG
This DNA window, taken from Erysipelothrix larvae, encodes the following:
- a CDS encoding MarR family winged helix-turn-helix transcriptional regulator yields the protein METNKRNEFFTALNRLRKFPHHMRVDGTMQFTELMILMNIQRAEEFPESKFNVKKIQKFLNISQSAVSQTIASLEDKGYIRRDIDPNDRRKFALTLTPLGSDTIHTMNARMDEMMDEIFESISDEEIKQFSAFTQKLVEAGQRVIDKNNAKYENKE